One Chryseobacterium sp. StRB126 genomic region harbors:
- a CDS encoding ABC transporter permease, producing the protein MNIIFKKDTWQEIYYSLRNNKLRTFLTMIGVGWGMFLYVSLLGAAKGMENGFDKLFSGFATNSIFLWAQKTSIPYEGFPKGREVHLNLSDMEMLKRKIIDVDYISPQNARGSFTGTPGESMSRNGKSATYSLTGDYAVGNKISEKKLIYGRYINDADVSGNKNVVVIGEEIYKNLFDSKKKENPIGQSINIKGIFFNVIGVFRVKKGGGFENDQTAFIPLSTYTKMYNAGEQIDLFAIVSKPNANVNGVEEEVKQVLKAKNKISPEDTNAFGSFNLGKEFKKLTGFLTGMQLLTIIVGTLTILAGVIAISNILLITVKERTKEIGIRRALGAKPAEVRNQILLESVVITLSSGLLGFMFGIFVLMILNIATQGQDSFPFYNPTVNYGNVFAAMAVMVVLGLIIGMIPAQRAVKIRPIEALRTE; encoded by the coding sequence GTGAATATCATATTTAAAAAAGATACTTGGCAGGAAATTTATTATTCATTGAGGAATAATAAACTCCGCACATTTCTTACCATGATTGGAGTAGGATGGGGCATGTTTTTGTATGTAAGCCTTCTTGGGGCGGCAAAAGGTATGGAGAATGGTTTTGATAAATTGTTTTCCGGGTTTGCGACCAATTCCATTTTCTTGTGGGCACAGAAGACGTCCATTCCTTACGAAGGTTTTCCTAAAGGAAGAGAAGTTCATTTGAACCTATCCGACATGGAAATGCTCAAAAGAAAAATAATTGATGTAGATTATATATCACCTCAGAATGCAAGAGGGAGCTTTACAGGAACACCGGGAGAATCTATGTCAAGAAACGGGAAAAGTGCTACCTATTCTCTTACCGGAGATTATGCAGTAGGAAATAAGATTTCAGAAAAGAAACTTATCTATGGGCGTTATATCAATGATGCAGACGTTTCCGGAAATAAAAATGTAGTGGTTATAGGAGAAGAAATCTATAAAAACCTTTTTGATTCCAAGAAAAAAGAAAATCCGATAGGACAGTCTATTAATATAAAAGGGATATTCTTCAATGTAATTGGTGTTTTCAGAGTAAAGAAAGGAGGAGGTTTTGAGAATGACCAAACAGCCTTTATTCCGCTATCCACTTACACTAAAATGTATAATGCCGGAGAGCAGATTGATCTGTTTGCCATTGTAAGCAAGCCTAATGCTAACGTTAATGGGGTGGAAGAAGAAGTAAAACAGGTATTAAAAGCAAAAAACAAAATTTCTCCAGAAGATACCAATGCCTTTGGAAGTTTCAACTTAGGAAAGGAGTTTAAAAAACTGACAGGTTTCCTTACCGGAATGCAGCTTTTAACCATTATTGTAGGAACTTTAACAATTCTTGCAGGAGTTATTGCTATTTCAAACATTCTTTTGATTACCGTAAAAGAAAGAACCAAGGAAATAGGAATCAGAAGGGCATTGGGGGCAAAACCTGCTGAGGTAAGAAACCAGATCTTGCTGGAAAGTGTTGTGATTACACTCTCTTCCGGGTTACTAGGATTTATGTTTGGAATTTTTGTGCTGATGATCCTGAATATAGCCACTCAGGGACAGGATTCGTTTCCTTTTTATAACCCAACGGTAAACTATGGAAACGTATTTGCAGCCATGGCAGTGATGGTGGTGTTAGGGCTTATTATCGGGATGATCCCTGCGCAAAGAGCGGTAAAAATTAGACCAATTGAAGCATTAAGAACAGAATAA
- a CDS encoding ABC transporter permease, producing MFDLDRWQEIFSSIRSNVLRTVLSGFTVALGLFIFIVLFGIGQGLQNAFSEGFAGDAKNLIIVSTGKTTLAYKGLQSDRNVTMNNSDYDFLINADKKKTGPSSPRYTASLMVKYGKESGLYQVNGADPGEQVIENRKVIDGRYLTPRDLAEKLNVAVIGRMVQRDLIKNGSPVGKELDINGTMYKVVGVFSDDGGDRDERHITVPITTLQQMKKGSDTVNIAYITYNDKLTPDQAIKYGDELRDKLKSRKNVSPDDENGVRVWNNAKNMNDTFIFMAVLTAIVGFIGLGTLLAGIIGISNIMVYIVKERTKEIGVRKAIGAKPAGIVALIVQESVVITVISGFVGIGVGVLTLSLIGDSLEEFFIKNPSVGWGSIFMAFIALVFSGLIAGFVPAYRASRIKPIEALRTE from the coding sequence ATGTTTGACCTAGATCGTTGGCAGGAAATATTCAGCTCTATCCGTAGTAATGTACTTCGGACGGTGCTTTCGGGATTTACGGTAGCTTTAGGACTGTTTATTTTCATTGTACTTTTTGGCATAGGACAAGGGCTTCAGAATGCTTTCTCGGAAGGGTTTGCAGGGGATGCCAAAAACCTGATTATTGTTTCTACAGGAAAAACCACTTTAGCTTATAAAGGACTGCAGTCTGATCGTAATGTTACAATGAATAATTCCGATTATGACTTTTTAATTAATGCAGATAAGAAAAAAACAGGCCCTTCAAGTCCCAGATATACTGCAAGTTTAATGGTGAAATATGGAAAAGAGAGTGGTCTTTATCAGGTTAACGGAGCCGACCCCGGAGAGCAGGTGATTGAAAACAGAAAAGTTATAGATGGCCGCTATCTGACTCCTAGGGATTTGGCAGAAAAATTAAATGTTGCTGTCATTGGAAGAATGGTTCAGAGGGATTTAATTAAAAATGGAAGCCCGGTAGGAAAAGAGCTTGATATCAACGGAACCATGTACAAGGTTGTTGGAGTTTTTTCAGATGATGGAGGTGATAGAGATGAAAGACATATTACCGTTCCTATTACTACTTTACAGCAGATGAAAAAAGGCTCTGATACAGTAAATATAGCCTATATTACCTATAATGATAAACTGACTCCGGATCAGGCCATAAAATATGGAGATGAGCTGAGAGATAAATTGAAGTCAAGAAAAAATGTTTCTCCTGATGATGAAAATGGAGTCCGTGTCTGGAATAATGCTAAAAATATGAATGATACCTTCATCTTTATGGCAGTTCTTACTGCAATTGTAGGGTTCATTGGATTGGGAACATTATTAGCAGGGATTATCGGGATCAGTAATATCATGGTGTATATCGTAAAAGAAAGAACCAAAGAAATCGGGGTACGAAAAGCTATTGGAGCCAAACCGGCAGGAATTGTAGCACTGATCGTTCAGGAAAGTGTTGTGATTACAGTAATTTCCGGATTTGTGGGAATAGGAGTAGGAGTTTTAACATTAAGTCTGATAGGCGATAGCCTTGAAGAGTTTTTTATTAAAAATCCAAGTGTAGGCTGGGGATCCATCTTTATGGCATTTATTGCATTGGTTTTCTCCGGATTGATTGCAGGATTTGTTCCGGCATACAGAGCTTCGAGAATTAAGCCGATTGAAGCATTAAGAACAGAATAG
- a CDS encoding ABC transporter ATP-binding protein produces the protein MLVIQDLHKSYDTGKSKLHVLKGINLNISEGEFVSIMGSSGSGKSTLLNIIGILDEKDSGTYELDGVPIEHLSEVKAAEYRSKFLGFIFQSFNLISYKTALENVALPLYYQNVPRKERNQKALEYLEKVGLAQWADHLPNELSGGQKQRVAIARALITNPKVVLADEPTGALDSKTTHDIMKLLQDINNEGKTIIVVTHEPDVAAQTKRNVILKDGIIESDEFIKQIVL, from the coding sequence ATGTTAGTAATTCAGGATTTACATAAATCATACGATACAGGAAAAAGCAAGCTTCATGTTTTGAAGGGAATCAATCTGAATATTTCAGAAGGAGAGTTTGTTTCCATTATGGGAAGTTCCGGTTCCGGAAAATCTACTCTTCTTAATATTATTGGTATTCTGGATGAAAAAGATTCAGGAACTTATGAATTGGATGGCGTTCCTATTGAGCATTTATCAGAAGTAAAAGCTGCAGAATACAGAAGTAAATTTTTAGGATTTATTTTCCAGTCTTTCAATCTTATCAGCTATAAAACCGCTCTTGAAAATGTAGCCCTTCCATTGTACTATCAAAATGTACCAAGAAAAGAGCGTAATCAAAAGGCTTTGGAATATTTGGAAAAAGTAGGTCTTGCCCAATGGGCAGATCACCTTCCTAACGAACTTTCAGGAGGACAGAAGCAAAGGGTAGCCATTGCAAGAGCTTTGATTACCAATCCGAAAGTAGTATTGGCGGATGAGCCTACCGGAGCATTAGATTCAAAGACGACTCATGATATTATGAAGCTTCTTCAGGATATTAACAATGAAGGAAAAACAATCATTGTGGTAACCCACGAACCGGATGTAGCAGCACAAACGAAAAGAAATGTTATACTGAAGGATGGTATCATTGAAAGTGATGAGTTTATTAAACAGATTGTGCTTTAA
- a CDS encoding ribonucleotide-diphosphate reductase subunit beta, whose protein sequence is MGIFDKRVSYKPFEYPEVLQFVEAINKSFWVHSEVDFTADVQDFHSQLEPHEKNAVKNALLAIAQIEVSVKTFWGNLYNHLPKPEFNGLGSTFAECEFRHSEAYSRLLEVLGYNDEFLNVIEIPAVKGRIEFLGNALKHANSATPKEYVSALLLFSILVENVSLFSQFAIILSFTRFKGFMKNVSNIIAWTSVDEQIHANAGIYLINKIREEQPDLLTDSDIEDIYTLVDESIAREGDILSWIFELGEIDNVSKEDLLNFMKYRVDDSLKKINMKTRYNITPEQYRPMVWFEEEVFANSLDDFFAKRPVDYTKHDKSITANDLF, encoded by the coding sequence ATGGGAATTTTTGATAAGAGAGTAAGCTATAAGCCATTTGAATACCCGGAGGTTCTGCAATTTGTAGAAGCCATCAATAAATCATTCTGGGTACATTCGGAAGTGGACTTTACTGCAGATGTACAAGATTTTCATTCGCAGTTGGAGCCACATGAAAAAAATGCTGTGAAAAATGCGCTTTTAGCCATTGCACAGATTGAGGTGTCTGTAAAGACATTCTGGGGGAATTTATACAACCACCTTCCGAAACCGGAATTCAATGGATTAGGATCTACTTTCGCAGAATGCGAGTTCCGTCATTCTGAAGCATATTCCCGTTTATTGGAAGTATTAGGATATAATGATGAATTCCTTAATGTAATTGAGATTCCTGCTGTAAAAGGTAGAATTGAGTTCCTTGGAAATGCTTTAAAACATGCCAACTCTGCTACTCCTAAAGAATATGTTTCTGCATTATTGCTATTCAGTATCTTAGTAGAAAATGTTTCTCTTTTCTCTCAGTTTGCCATCATCCTTTCTTTCACAAGATTCAAAGGATTCATGAAAAATGTTTCCAATATCATCGCTTGGACTTCTGTAGATGAGCAAATTCACGCTAATGCAGGAATCTACCTTATCAACAAAATCCGTGAAGAACAACCAGATCTATTAACAGACAGCGATATTGAAGACATCTACACGCTTGTTGATGAATCTATCGCAAGAGAAGGGGACATCCTTAGCTGGATCTTTGAACTAGGTGAAATTGATAACGTATCCAAAGAAGATCTATTGAACTTCATGAAGTATCGTGTAGATGACAGCTTGAAGAAAATCAATATGAAAACAAGATACAACATCACTCCGGAACAATACAGACCAATGGTATGGTTCGAAGAGGAAGTTTTCGCCAATTCACTAGATGATTTCTTTGCAAAAAGACCTGTAGATTACACGAAACACGATAAGAGTATTACAGCAAACGACTTGTTTTAA
- a CDS encoding ribonucleoside-diphosphate reductase subunit alpha, with protein MEEQNSNIWWLNEESEQMLNRGYLLKGETVDGAIDRITTAAAKRLYKPELQAAFKEMITKGWISFSSPVWANMGTERGLPISCFNAHIPDSIEGITHKMGEVIMQTKIGGGTSGYFGELRNRGTAVTDNGKSSGAVSFMKLFDTAMDVVSQGGVRRGAFAAYLDIDHGDIEEFLSIKDIGSPIQNLFTGVCVPDYWMQDMIDGDMEKRKVWARVLESRQQKGLPYIFFTDNVNRNKPQVYKDLGMTVNASNLCSEIMLPSTMEESFICCLSSMNLELYDEWKDTDAVKLAVYFLDAVLSEFIDKTEGNYYLQGARNFAMRHRALGLGVLGYHSYLQKNMIPFESFEATQFNARAFRHIKEQAEQASRELANIYGEPDVLKGYGLRNTTTMAIAPTTSSSAILGQTSPGIEPFSSNYYKAGLAKGNFMRKNKYLAKLLKEKGLDNEETWRTIMLNHGSVQHLNELTPEEKAVFKTFKEISPMEIISQAAQRQQYIDQAQSLNLQIPSTMPVKDVNYLYIEAWKKGVKTLYYQRSSSVSKEMMVNFVSCSSCEA; from the coding sequence ATGGAAGAGCAAAATTCAAATATATGGTGGCTCAACGAAGAGTCTGAGCAGATGCTGAACAGAGGATATCTGTTGAAAGGTGAAACGGTAGACGGAGCTATCGACAGAATCACCACTGCTGCTGCAAAAAGGTTATACAAACCGGAACTTCAAGCAGCATTCAAAGAAATGATCACAAAAGGATGGATCAGCTTCTCTTCTCCTGTATGGGCTAATATGGGAACCGAAAGAGGTCTTCCTATCTCTTGTTTCAACGCTCACATTCCAGACAGCATTGAAGGAATTACTCATAAAATGGGTGAAGTTATCATGCAGACAAAAATCGGTGGGGGAACTTCAGGATATTTTGGAGAACTGAGAAACAGAGGAACAGCTGTTACTGATAACGGAAAGTCTTCAGGAGCCGTTTCATTCATGAAGCTTTTTGATACTGCTATGGATGTTGTTTCACAGGGAGGAGTAAGAAGAGGTGCTTTTGCTGCTTACCTAGATATTGACCACGGAGATATTGAAGAGTTTTTATCCATTAAAGATATTGGTAGCCCAATCCAAAACCTATTTACCGGAGTATGTGTACCAGATTACTGGATGCAGGATATGATAGACGGTGATATGGAAAAACGTAAAGTTTGGGCAAGAGTATTGGAAAGCCGCCAGCAAAAAGGTCTTCCTTATATTTTCTTCACCGATAACGTAAACAGAAACAAACCACAGGTATATAAAGACCTTGGAATGACGGTAAACGCAAGTAACCTTTGTTCTGAGATCATGCTTCCATCTACTATGGAGGAATCATTTATCTGCTGTCTGTCTTCCATGAACCTTGAATTGTATGATGAATGGAAAGATACAGATGCTGTTAAATTAGCCGTATATTTCCTGGATGCTGTTTTATCTGAGTTCATCGATAAAACTGAAGGAAACTACTACTTACAGGGAGCAAGAAACTTTGCAATGCGTCACAGAGCTCTTGGATTAGGAGTTTTAGGATACCATTCTTATCTACAGAAAAATATGATTCCGTTTGAAAGTTTTGAAGCGACTCAGTTCAACGCAAGGGCTTTCAGACATATCAAAGAACAGGCTGAGCAGGCTTCAAGAGAACTTGCCAACATCTATGGAGAACCAGACGTATTGAAAGGCTATGGATTAAGAAATACCACTACAATGGCTATTGCTCCTACCACTTCAAGTTCTGCGATTTTAGGACAAACATCTCCAGGAATTGAGCCTTTCTCTTCTAACTATTATAAAGCAGGTTTGGCTAAAGGAAACTTTATGCGTAAGAACAAATACCTGGCAAAACTATTGAAAGAAAAAGGATTGGATAATGAGGAGACATGGAGAACCATTATGTTGAACCACGGATCTGTACAGCACCTGAATGAGCTTACTCCTGAAGAAAAGGCAGTATTCAAAACATTCAAGGAGATTTCTCCAATGGAGATTATTTCTCAGGCGGCTCAAAGACAGCAATACATTGACCAGGCACAGTCTCTGAACCTTCAGATTCCTTCTACAATGCCTGTAAAAGACGTAAACTATCTGTATATCGAAGCTTGGAAAAAAGGAGTAAAAACACTTTACTACCAAAGAAGTTCTTCCGTTTCTAAAGAAATGATGGTGAACTTTGTATCATGCTCAAGCTGCGAAGCATAG
- a CDS encoding TonB-dependent receptor — protein MKKKLICAFALLSFGFAFSQETSSKIFGRLKGASSEVTVKVVHIPTNSTFETKSNSKGQFSLDNLQPGGPYKIEISDGSLIIYENPNLQLSLGNNDLPVVDVGNKEKTIDEVKITSKKTNVKYGVGINQAQISGLPNINRGIQDVTKLIPQSANNSFNGTNFRYNNVTIDGSINNDAIGFSPSLGGQTGTSGMPGSSTRSNSISLDAIQDVQVYIAPYDVKLGNFLGGSINAVTRSGSNDVTGSMYVYGRNAAITGRNRVGDNSKMPSDFSDFIYGGRVGLPVVRDKVFLFTNLEYTKRVDPIFYNANDPGALIDESVAQKLSDFVQKKYGFNVGSFNGYNNFSESAKLFNKLDWKINDKHTLSIKNNTVFSQASNLERDGANFRFASMDFVQKNTASTTTLELKSRFNDKWNNNLVVGYSSIHDYRDPTSSNAMFPQVEITHNGGTILFGNDREATVFNMKQKTFEITDNLTYKTGNHTFLLGTHNELYNINYGFVNALNGRISYKSLNDFYNGTPARIRGTYPFNGDSRQTLFDNPYAQYKVNLLSVYLQDEINWGRVRLSPGVRVDYTDLPNKPQLSPAVNNSPQDPYFGNTYNYTPLSQLTNSYLNKPTLSPRLGFTIDITEDRSMVLRGGSGIFVGRIPFAWLGYAYYNDGVGFGSYDYNAPTAAQIATNGDPLIGANFPKWQNSSKVQVDLIDNNFKMPRVWRSSLAFDYTLAGYKLTLEGIYTKVLYDLKFQQVNKTDNVTYYSYDVNHEMPIYTTNINSNFSNAYLLSNTKEGYRYNLTAQISKSYNFGFNFFAAYTYGDAKDITNGIRNSMESNWQMNQSLTPNNPQLTTSNFAIKNRIVANLGYAFNISESNKLYTNVYFNAQSGNPFSWGFVNSTIANTGQAAGLAYIFKDAAEAAKYIVPIKDGSGNVLVSAQQQVADYESFVNNNDYLKSRRGKFTERNGDTTPWNVQADIRIMDEIRLSEKSKNNIQISLSIINFTNLLNKDWGKVYFVPNTFNSTASVGLTKVGNVAAGQPSAGDPTYNFKTPGSAYTIDQFASRFQAQLGVRYNF, from the coding sequence ATGAAGAAAAAATTGATCTGTGCTTTTGCTTTATTATCTTTTGGGTTTGCATTTTCACAGGAAACCAGTTCTAAAATTTTTGGAAGATTAAAAGGAGCTTCTTCCGAAGTTACCGTGAAGGTAGTGCATATTCCTACCAACAGTACTTTTGAAACTAAAAGTAACAGCAAAGGACAGTTTAGCTTAGACAATCTTCAGCCGGGAGGTCCTTATAAAATTGAGATATCTGACGGTTCACTGATTATTTACGAGAATCCTAATCTGCAGCTTTCTTTAGGAAATAATGACCTGCCTGTAGTAGATGTTGGCAATAAGGAAAAGACAATTGACGAGGTGAAGATCACTTCAAAAAAGACCAACGTAAAATATGGAGTGGGAATCAACCAGGCTCAGATTTCAGGACTACCTAATATTAACCGAGGGATTCAGGATGTAACCAAGCTAATTCCGCAAAGTGCCAATAACTCTTTCAACGGAACGAATTTCCGTTATAACAACGTTACTATTGATGGTTCAATTAATAATGATGCCATTGGGTTCAGTCCTTCATTGGGTGGACAGACGGGAACTTCGGGAATGCCTGGAAGCAGTACGCGTTCCAACTCGATAAGCTTGGATGCTATTCAGGATGTACAGGTCTACATTGCTCCTTATGACGTGAAACTTGGTAATTTTCTTGGGGGAAGTATCAATGCCGTAACCAGAAGTGGTAGTAATGATGTTACAGGTTCCATGTATGTATATGGCAGAAATGCTGCTATAACAGGTAGAAACAGGGTAGGTGACAATTCCAAAATGCCAAGTGATTTTTCCGATTTTATTTATGGAGGAAGAGTAGGGCTGCCTGTAGTGAGAGATAAAGTATTTTTATTTACCAATCTTGAATATACCAAAAGGGTCGATCCTATATTTTATAATGCCAACGATCCTGGTGCCCTGATAGATGAATCGGTGGCTCAGAAACTTTCAGACTTCGTACAAAAGAAATACGGTTTTAATGTAGGAAGTTTTAATGGATACAATAACTTTTCCGAAAGTGCTAAACTTTTCAACAAGTTAGACTGGAAGATCAATGATAAGCATACTTTATCCATTAAAAATAATACAGTATTTTCTCAGGCTTCCAACCTTGAAAGAGATGGCGCCAATTTCAGATTTGCCAGTATGGATTTTGTTCAAAAGAATACAGCCTCCACTACCACTCTTGAGTTGAAGAGCCGTTTTAATGATAAATGGAATAATAATTTAGTAGTTGGATATTCTTCTATTCATGATTACAGAGATCCTACTTCCAGCAATGCTATGTTCCCGCAGGTGGAAATTACTCATAATGGGGGAACTATTCTGTTCGGGAATGATAGGGAAGCTACTGTTTTCAATATGAAGCAGAAGACTTTTGAAATTACGGATAACCTTACTTATAAAACAGGAAATCATACTTTCTTATTAGGAACTCACAATGAGCTATACAATATCAATTATGGTTTTGTAAATGCCTTAAACGGAAGAATATCTTATAAATCGTTAAATGATTTTTATAATGGGACACCTGCCAGAATAAGAGGGACTTACCCTTTCAACGGAGACAGCAGACAGACTCTTTTTGATAATCCTTATGCACAATACAAAGTAAACCTTCTTTCAGTATATCTGCAGGATGAGATCAATTGGGGGAGAGTGAGGCTTTCACCTGGAGTAAGAGTTGATTATACAGATTTACCTAATAAGCCACAATTAAGTCCGGCGGTTAATAACTCTCCTCAGGATCCTTATTTCGGAAATACTTACAATTACACTCCATTAAGTCAGTTAACCAATAGCTATCTTAATAAACCTACATTATCACCAAGATTAGGATTTACCATTGATATTACGGAAGACAGATCTATGGTGTTAAGAGGAGGTTCCGGTATTTTCGTGGGAAGAATTCCGTTTGCATGGTTAGGATATGCATATTATAATGATGGCGTTGGTTTTGGAAGCTACGATTATAATGCGCCAACAGCGGCACAGATTGCAACTAATGGAGACCCTCTAATAGGCGCTAATTTCCCGAAATGGCAGAATTCATCTAAAGTACAGGTTGACCTTATTGATAATAATTTTAAGATGCCAAGAGTCTGGAGAAGTTCCCTGGCATTTGATTATACACTTGCCGGATATAAACTGACACTGGAAGGAATTTATACGAAAGTATTGTATGATCTGAAATTCCAACAGGTGAATAAAACAGATAATGTGACATACTACAGCTATGATGTGAATCACGAAATGCCGATCTACACAACGAATATTAATAGTAACTTCTCTAATGCTTATTTACTATCCAATACAAAAGAAGGGTATCGCTATAACCTGACAGCTCAGATTTCAAAATCGTATAATTTCGGATTTAATTTCTTTGCGGCTTATACTTATGGTGATGCTAAGGATATTACGAATGGTATCAGAAACTCTATGGAAAGTAACTGGCAGATGAACCAATCTTTGACGCCAAATAATCCTCAGCTAACGACTTCCAATTTTGCGATCAAGAATAGAATTGTGGCCAATTTGGGATATGCCTTTAATATTTCCGAGTCTAACAAGTTATATACCAATGTTTATTTTAATGCTCAGTCAGGAAATCCTTTCTCATGGGGATTTGTAAACAGTACGATTGCCAATACGGGACAGGCGGCTGGCCTTGCTTATATCTTTAAAGATGCTGCCGAAGCTGCGAAATATATTGTTCCTATAAAGGATGGATCAGGAAACGTGCTGGTAAGTGCTCAACAACAGGTTGCAGATTATGAAAGCTTTGTTAATAACAATGATTATCTTAAATCCAGAAGAGGAAAGTTTACAGAAAGAAATGGAGATACAACCCCTTGGAATGTTCAGGCAGATATCAGAATTATGGATGAGATCAGACTGAGTGAAAAATCTAAGAACAATATCCAGATCTCTTTAAGTATCATTAATTTCACCAATTTATTGAATAAAGATTGGGGTAAGGTGTACTTTGTACCTAATACGTTCAACTCTACAGCAAGTGTAGGACTTACAAAAGTTGGGAATGTAGCTGCTGGGCAACCGTCAGCTGGAGATCCTACTTATAACTTTAAAACACCTGGGTCTGCTTATACCATCGATCAGTTTGCATCGAGATTCCAGGCTCAGCTGGGTGTGAGATATAATTTTTAA
- a CDS encoding DUF72 domain-containing protein: MKFGQVEDPSKIDFTLPKDHSRTKEILSLNKKGLENISIGCAKWNKTDLKGFYPKGTKDELTYYATQFNSIELNATFYGMPTPDQVKTWKEKTPENFKFFPKITNTVSHFRRLIDVTEPVTHFASAVINFDEKLGMAFLQLHDNFKPKDYDRLEKFVKEWPKEVPLAIELRNTEWFTDEEILNTTCELFETHNITNIIVDTAGRRDMLHMRLTTPNAFIRYVGANAESDYERLDDWLKHLTQWKKDGLQNLYFFVHQNIEKASPLLSAYFIKKINEEWKTDIHIPQMATESTGTLF, from the coding sequence ATGAAATTCGGACAAGTAGAAGACCCTTCAAAAATAGACTTCACCCTTCCCAAAGATCACTCAAGAACCAAAGAAATTTTAAGTCTTAATAAGAAAGGATTGGAAAACATTTCTATCGGGTGTGCCAAATGGAATAAAACAGACCTTAAAGGATTTTATCCCAAAGGAACCAAGGATGAGCTAACCTATTATGCTACTCAATTTAATTCCATTGAATTAAATGCCACATTTTATGGAATGCCCACTCCGGATCAGGTAAAAACATGGAAGGAGAAAACTCCGGAAAATTTCAAATTTTTCCCTAAGATCACCAATACTGTTTCTCATTTCAGAAGACTTATTGATGTTACCGAACCGGTTACCCATTTTGCTTCAGCAGTCATTAATTTTGATGAAAAACTGGGAATGGCCTTTCTTCAGCTTCATGATAACTTTAAACCCAAAGATTATGACAGACTGGAAAAATTCGTAAAAGAATGGCCTAAGGAAGTTCCTCTTGCCATAGAATTAAGAAATACAGAATGGTTTACCGATGAGGAAATTCTGAATACCACCTGCGAACTTTTTGAAACCCATAATATCACAAATATCATTGTAGATACTGCCGGGAGAAGAGATATGCTTCATATGCGCCTTACCACTCCTAACGCATTTATCCGCTATGTAGGAGCCAATGCAGAAAGTGATTATGAAAGACTGGATGATTGGTTAAAACATCTTACCCAGTGGAAAAAAGACGGTCTTCAGAATCTGTATTTCTTCGTTCACCAGAATATTGAGAAAGCCTCACCACTTCTTTCCGCTTATTTCATTAAAAAAATAAATGAAGAATGGAAGACCGACATCCATATTCCACAAATGGCTACTGAAAGCACAGGAACCTTATTTTGA
- a CDS encoding HD domain-containing protein has protein sequence MKSTINNTVEFVKEKLEGAEAGHDWFHIERVWKLAKKIAETEKDCDPDVVELSALLHDIADPKFHNGDESIAPRISREFLESQNVPNATIEKVLFVIENISFKNRSQAPANPFIELKIVQDADRIDAIGAIGIARTFNFGGFKNNPMYDPNVQPDLNMSKEQYKKSNGTTINHFYEKLLLLKDLMNTGHGKKLAQERHDYMLNFLDQFYKEWNVD, from the coding sequence ATGAAAAGTACGATTAACAACACCGTAGAATTTGTAAAGGAAAAATTAGAGGGAGCTGAAGCAGGACATGACTGGTTCCATATCGAAAGAGTGTGGAAGCTGGCTAAAAAAATAGCTGAAACAGAAAAAGACTGTGATCCGGATGTGGTAGAATTGTCTGCGTTATTGCATGATATTGCAGATCCTAAATTCCATAACGGAGATGAATCCATAGCTCCGAGAATATCCAGAGAATTTTTAGAAAGTCAAAATGTTCCAAATGCAACCATTGAAAAGGTTTTATTTGTGATCGAAAATATATCTTTTAAAAACAGAAGCCAGGCACCCGCTAATCCGTTTATTGAACTGAAAATTGTACAGGATGCAGATCGTATCGATGCTATTGGTGCGATAGGAATTGCCAGAACGTTTAACTTTGGAGGGTTTAAAAATAATCCAATGTATGATCCCAATGTTCAGCCTGATTTAAATATGTCTAAAGAACAATACAAAAAATCTAACGGGACAACCATCAATCATTTTTATGAAAAATTATTGCTTCTAAAGGATTTGATGAATACAGGGCACGGAAAAAAACTGGCTCAGGAAAGACATGATTATATGCTGAATTTCCTTGATCAGTTCTATAAAGAATGGAATGTAGATTAA